AGATTTAGGTGTAATCTCTCCTCTCAGAGCCTCCGGTGCCATGTATGCTGTAGTTCCCACAATCCTCCCCGTCATCACCGTTGAACACGACCATGAGCCTGAAGCTCGCGTCAAACCAAAGTCTGAGATCTTGGGAACGAAGCACTCGTTCAACAAGATGTTTCCACTGTCAGATAGattgattttaataataaaagacTTCCTGTATCACCCAGAATTACTTTATTctggttaaaaaaaatgcatgacaTCACTatctctgtgtgtgcatgtaaacgtgaTCACCGCTGTCTTTGGGAGGTCTTGTGCGTTTGACTGACCTCTTCACGTCACGATGGATGTGATTATTACAATGCAGGTACTCCAGACCTCTGGCTGTTCCAATGGCGACAGAACATCTCGTCTGCCACGTGAGAGAAGAACTTCCATCCTGCGGGAAATAATAAACAGCTTTGACTTTGACACGCAAGTGAGTTTTAATTGAAAGCATTCAGAGGTACTTTGATTACCAAACACGCCAGTCGATCCAGCAGAGACCCGTTGGGCATATAAGCATAGACCAAACAGAGATTCTGGCCCTCGCAGGAATACCCGACCATCTCCACCAGATTCTCATGTTTTAAACTGTAATGAAATATTTATACGGTCATGTGCCTGAACATCAGGTGTACCTATGATGCCTTTAAATGTACATGATTTTTACCTTCTGAGTGTTTGAATCTCTTGATTAAACTGAATCTTTAGGTCTTCAGGTGAACTGTCATCCATCTAAAACATCAAACAAACATCTCACCACATGGATATAATGGGATTAAATTAGGACTGTCAatcacttaaaatatttaatctagattaatcccATGATTGTCAGGAGCTAACTCGTGATTCAtcacacatttttatctgttctataTTTACTTTAATTgaacacttttcaagtttttataataatttaatcaACATAGGCACAGATGGATGCTTtatgcaaatatatatttattattagtaaaaGGGTCAGCAAAGTTAATTGAGATAAATCCAGTTTtaaggttcaaaaacaaaatcactgaacaccttaaaatcactggtaaaactaaCACCGTGCCAAAAACaataatatttttcctatagatgttcaacttttttctttctttaattgtttgattgacattgagacagacagcttCAAGATCGACTGTAATGCAGAATTTAATATAATCTTACACATCAGATCcccaacagttaaccaaacattcacttaactctttcaccgagTTAATATTTACCTGATAAATATGCCTTTTTGATGAATTCCTATGAAAAGGTGTAATACCTCCAAACCGAATTTAtcaaaaactgaagcaaaaaaattacttaatgAATTGATTAAATGCATTTATGTTTGATGATCGTTCTGAGTCTGATCTCTTATATAAACTTTTAAAAGCttttcctcaaaatgttgtatttttgaagagaaatatccatatttcagtggttcaattaaatggaaaaagtaaatatataatgaaagttttttccagttttgtttgtttattagaaagcagagggtctcttctttcatttgatatttttatgtttaaatatttatagaatAATGTTTTTCCTGCATGGAATTTTGTGaatcttttgtgaaaatcacaaaaatgctggcggccaacttttcaaaaaaggcTTGAGGTGAATGAGTTAAGACATAACAGATAAGATCTGCATGAATtattgtcaaaacagatatttataaaactgtaattctgtaTATTTGTGTACATATCTGTGTGCATGCTTCAGATCTGTCCGTCAGCACGAGGAAGATCATTTTCATGTCTTATCTCTCTTATTAACTCTTAACATCAAGcacttcattttctttatttttatgaaaaccttaaagggacacaaggcagcatttttatgttaataaatcatcttcgtaagtcagtatatggttaaatgactcattacatgacgaatgaagactctctcgcccgcccctaccgtctgtaggaagaataccccacttgcaagttcgctgtatccgacccggtgtccttcagtctcgtatagtcttagatatagaacgcatttactctcagacactagggggagctagtagagaaataatactcagacttgccttgtgtgcctttaattttaacccaaatcaacatttatattttttccctCAGAAGTAGCTCAAAATTAGACCGTGCACATTCCGACTCATTTAGACAGCATGGATCTCGTTTACAGTCTAAGGTTGCGTCTCAATTTATTCAACATTGGGCTAGGCCAAGGGTCAAACAGAATTTGCGCATTGCATTAATCGCATGTTAATAAAATGAGTgtggttaaaataaatgtacattaatGCGTTATTAACATATTAATTATGAATTTCGCCCTAGTTTAAATATAACCAGTATGTTAGGTCAAAATGTATGAATTGACATTCCTTTGGTTGTGACATAAGATTTGTGACCGATTACTGTGTTACTTTCTACTCACAGGGTTGAGTTTTTTGATGGCCACATGTTTGTTTCCCATGAGCCCTCTGAACACGACACCAAAGCCACCAGCTCCGAGTCGACACCCTCCCTCTGACACGGGACGATCATCCCAGTTTCTTGTGATGACTGTCAGCTCACCGTAAGTGAACCCGTAGGAACCTGCTCacaagaaacaaaaacaaaattaactttaaaaaaaatagtgtgTGGTTGAGCTGGTTGACTACAGGCCAAGTTTTAAAGACACACCTCCTCATCTCTATATAAAAATGAATTGACTTAAGGCCGTAACCTTCACTGCTGCTCCATGAGTTTAGACTCTCTGAGGTCTCCTCTGGTCTATTGGTGCTATCAGGCTCCATCAATGGTGTCTCTGTCTGTTCACGTTTTCTGATGTCATCCTCAGGTAAAGTGATGTTTGATGCAAAAGTGGAGCCTGCTTTGAGAAGGAATAAATATTACATCTCTTTCTGGCACTCGTGGATTGAGGCGTCGTAGAAATTCTCCTGATACCTTTATCTAGCTGACAGATCTTATCTGGCAGGAGGACGCTGACTGCTGCAAACAACTTGTGTCGGATGAGGATCTCCACCAGATCTCTGACAGTGCAGTTTGTGGTGCCCCAATCAAACAGCATCTCAGTAGTGGGACTTTTACCTTGGAGCACAGCTGCATCGAACCTCCTGAAATCAGACACACAAACCTCATAAGATCAGACATGCAAACCTTGTGAGATCCGACACATGCAAACCTTGTGAGATCAGACAAAGGCAAACCTTGTGAGATCAGACAAAGGCAAACCTTGTGAGATCAGACACACGCACCTCCTGTGATCAGACACGCAAACCTGCTGAAATCATACACACAAAGCTCCTGAGATCAGACACATACACCTCCTGAAATCAGACACACAAACCTCCTAAAATGAGACACACGCAAACCTTGTGAGATCAGACACATGCACCTCCTGAAATCATACACACAAACCTCCTGAGATCAGACACATGCAAGCATTGTGAGATCAGACACATACACCTCCTGAAATCATACACACAAACCTCCTGAGATCAGACACATACACCTCCTGAAATCAGACACACAAACCTCCTGAGATCAGACACATACACCTCCTGAAATCAGACACACAAACCTCCTGAAATCAGACACATGCAAGCCTTGTGAG
The DNA window shown above is from Paramisgurnus dabryanus chromosome 23, PD_genome_1.1, whole genome shotgun sequence and carries:
- the irak4 gene encoding interleukin-1 receptor-associated kinase 4 isoform X2 — its product is MCDVTADTLVRSLRFTTLRRLSDLLDPQDTWRTVMMDIKKPTGEPRYTQLHIRRFDAAVLQGKSPTTEMLFDWGTTNCTVRDLVEILIRHKLFAAVSVLLPDKICQLDKGSTFASNITLPEDDIRKREQTETPLMEPDSTNRPEETSESLNSWSSSEGSYGFTYGELTVITRNWDDRPVSEGGCRLGAGGFGVVFRGLMGNKHVAIKKLNPMDDSSPEDLKIQFNQEIQTLRSLKHENLVEMVGYSCEGQNLCLVYAYMPNGSLLDRLACLDGSSSLTWQTRCSVAIGTARGLEYLHCNNHIHRDVKSGNILLNECFVPKISDFGLTRASGSWSCSTVMTGRIVGTTAYMAPEALRGEITPKSDIFSFGVVLLEILSGLPPVDEGRDPKLLMEMKDEIDDEEISLKDFIDQKMEDWRMQELEKMYDVASQCLCEKKNKRPLITEVVSALEDFCQNHSQSL
- the irak4 gene encoding interleukin-1 receptor-associated kinase 4 isoform X1, which codes for MCDVTADTLVRSLRFTTLRRLSDLLDPQDTWRTVMMDIKKPTGEPRYTQLHIRRFDAAVLQGKSPTTEMLFDWGTTNCTVRDLVEILIRHKLFAAVSVLLPDKICQLDKAGSTFASNITLPEDDIRKREQTETPLMEPDSTNRPEETSESLNSWSSSEGSYGFTYGELTVITRNWDDRPVSEGGCRLGAGGFGVVFRGLMGNKHVAIKKLNPMDDSSPEDLKIQFNQEIQTLRSLKHENLVEMVGYSCEGQNLCLVYAYMPNGSLLDRLACLDGSSSLTWQTRCSVAIGTARGLEYLHCNNHIHRDVKSGNILLNECFVPKISDFGLTRASGSWSCSTVMTGRIVGTTAYMAPEALRGEITPKSDIFSFGVVLLEILSGLPPVDEGRDPKLLMEMKDEIDDEEISLKDFIDQKMEDWRMQELEKMYDVASQCLCEKKNKRPLITEVVSALEDFCQNHSQSL